Proteins from a single region of Sinorhizobium alkalisoli:
- a CDS encoding DUF2280 domain-containing protein, with translation MAKAKLSDEVKTYIVQALSCFDSPSVVAAAVKKEFGVDVSRQLVESHDPNKKAASGLAPKWRVLFEETRKTFLEDTATIAISHRAVRLRALQRMAEKAENQGNMVLASSLLKQAAEEVGGAYTNRRELTGKDGKDLPVPVSPVTIFQLPDNGRS, from the coding sequence ATGGCGAAAGCGAAACTCTCCGATGAGGTGAAGACCTACATCGTGCAGGCACTGTCGTGTTTCGACAGCCCTTCGGTGGTGGCGGCCGCAGTCAAGAAGGAGTTCGGAGTCGACGTGAGCCGCCAGCTCGTCGAGAGCCACGATCCGAACAAGAAGGCAGCCTCCGGACTGGCGCCGAAATGGCGTGTCCTGTTCGAAGAGACCCGCAAGACCTTCCTCGAGGATACGGCCACCATCGCCATCAGCCATCGCGCGGTCCGGCTGCGCGCCCTGCAGCGCATGGCCGAGAAGGCAGAGAACCAGGGCAACATGGTGCTGGCATCGTCCCTCCTGAAGCAGGCGGCGGAAGAAGTCGGCGGCGCATACACGAACCGGCGCGAGCTGACGGGAAAGGATGGAAAGGACTTGCCGGTACCAGTATCGCCGGTGACGATCTTCCAGTTGCCCGACAATGGCAGGAGCTGA
- a CDS encoding BA14K family protein, whose amino-acid sequence MKKIGALLAAVTTAFAGAVPAQAMSMPPVSMRYSNSQAVDLVHHKPGHRGGPPHARRYSSPRYSAGPRYGYYNGYRGYRYNRDGYRRHSDGWWYPLAAFGAGLAIGGAIASPPRRVYSDASSAHVEWCYDRYRSYRAYDNTFQPYYGPRQECISPYY is encoded by the coding sequence ATGAAGAAGATAGGTGCACTGTTAGCTGCGGTGACTACGGCTTTTGCGGGCGCGGTACCGGCACAGGCAATGTCCATGCCGCCTGTTTCGATGCGGTATTCGAATTCTCAAGCTGTTGACCTGGTCCATCACAAGCCTGGCCACCGTGGCGGCCCACCGCACGCGCGCAGGTACAGCAGCCCACGCTACAGCGCCGGGCCACGTTACGGTTATTACAATGGCTACCGGGGGTACCGGTACAATCGGGATGGTTATCGTCGGCACAGTGATGGATGGTGGTATCCGCTGGCCGCATTCGGAGCTGGGCTGGCCATCGGCGGAGCGATCGCGTCGCCTCCGCGCAGGGTTTATTCGGACGCTAGTTCAGCCCATGTTGAATGGTGCTACGATCGCTATCGTTCATATCGAGCTTACGACAACACCTTCCAGCCCTATTACGGGCCGCGCCAGGAATGCATTTCTCCGTACTATTGA
- a CDS encoding structural cement protein Gp24 translates to MATYQTTYGAAPAKGLAGQIASEEKCNKVSRTVETAAGIKFGAPAQRGTGDHGVAILSTGDFLGLAVLNPAVPADASNPDAYPQYFTGAFMTMGTMYVTAGATVAAGDPVYYVTATGRYTNTDNSAANPAIPDAFFEEAGADGAIVQISLGLRHQA, encoded by the coding sequence ATGGCTACCTACCAGACGACCTATGGTGCGGCTCCCGCGAAGGGGCTTGCCGGCCAGATCGCATCCGAAGAGAAGTGCAACAAGGTCAGCCGCACTGTCGAGACGGCCGCCGGCATCAAGTTCGGCGCTCCTGCGCAGCGCGGTACCGGGGATCACGGCGTTGCCATCCTGTCCACCGGCGATTTCCTCGGGCTTGCGGTCCTCAATCCCGCGGTGCCGGCGGACGCAAGCAACCCGGATGCCTATCCGCAGTACTTCACGGGCGCATTCATGACGATGGGCACGATGTACGTCACTGCGGGTGCGACGGTCGCGGCCGGGGACCCGGTCTATTACGTCACCGCGACGGGCCGGTACACCAACACCGACAATTCCGCCGCAAACCCGGCCATTCCCGATGCCTTCTTCGAAGAGGCAGGAGCGGACGGCGCCATCGTCCAGATCAGCCTTGGCTTGCGCCATCAGGCGTAA
- a CDS encoding DUF2184 domain-containing protein produces MNTIVRQAFADAQAAFPFVIAQGRNIETRIYQRRYPTFNYGAHVPVVTEGNAWAIGTTFFTVDTAGEAKFLSGAGTDMPFNQATKDMASHDFAMIGSGWEWNIEEVNQAALYGIDLNGTKAMSASDKVERLLNSVAMVGTTEKNWTGFVNDPQVSRVDVAADGTGSSTFWSAKSNDQILRDINDLISSVRENTSEVEWVDTLRLPPEAFRLIATRRLGEGDGLLTLLEYIRRNNVYTAETGQPLDIQPLRELATASQDGGGRMVVYRRDTEVLRFHLPMPRRVLQPRQKSIMGFETGIIARTGGTEWRLPGAAAYGDEITAPPA; encoded by the coding sequence ATGAACACTATCGTCCGTCAGGCCTTCGCTGATGCGCAGGCCGCGTTCCCCTTCGTGATCGCGCAGGGGCGCAACATCGAAACCCGCATCTACCAGCGGCGTTATCCGACCTTCAACTACGGCGCCCACGTGCCCGTCGTGACGGAAGGGAACGCCTGGGCGATCGGTACGACCTTCTTCACCGTCGACACGGCCGGCGAGGCGAAGTTCCTCTCCGGCGCCGGTACCGACATGCCGTTCAACCAGGCAACGAAGGACATGGCCAGCCATGACTTCGCGATGATCGGCTCCGGCTGGGAGTGGAACATCGAGGAAGTCAATCAGGCGGCGCTCTATGGCATCGACCTGAACGGCACCAAGGCCATGTCGGCGTCCGACAAGGTCGAGCGCCTCCTCAACTCGGTTGCCATGGTCGGCACGACCGAGAAGAACTGGACCGGCTTCGTCAACGACCCGCAGGTCTCGCGTGTCGACGTTGCCGCGGATGGCACGGGATCTTCGACCTTCTGGTCGGCGAAGTCCAACGACCAGATCCTCCGGGACATCAACGACCTGATTTCCAGCGTTCGCGAGAACACGTCCGAGGTCGAATGGGTGGACACGCTGCGGCTGCCGCCGGAAGCGTTCCGTCTCATCGCTACCCGCCGTCTCGGCGAAGGCGACGGTCTTTTGACCCTTCTGGAGTACATCCGCCGCAACAACGTCTACACGGCGGAAACCGGTCAGCCGCTCGACATCCAGCCGCTCCGCGAACTCGCGACGGCATCCCAGGACGGCGGCGGCCGCATGGTCGTGTATCGTCGGGACACGGAAGTTCTCCGCTTCCACCTGCCGATGCCGCGCCGCGTTCTCCAGCCGCGGCAGAAGTCTATTATGGGCTTTGAAACCGGCATCATCGCCCGTACCGGCGGTACCGAATGGCGTCTGCCTGGTGCTGCGGCATACGGCGACGAAATCACCGCTCCGCCGGCCTGA
- a CDS encoding DUF4942 domain-containing protein: MNQLITRASIAEIARHRDATLAAFEAARQAEAFAKEKMNEAHKLLKVAAPFAAGLFATRDVKDITDRHYIDGRVWDSVIHSTQLNHLMDKKAKDEFRQQLLTEAPEFTEENAYATIEQFASEAGMIFRRGIAEMFSNLDRRFRSHSGWKIGGRVILSGAFDSWGLWNYYRDHRSTLQDIERTFLLLDGRKPVSDYAGIVGEIDRVRMTDGLRNARQTEVQSEFYTVRIFKNGNAHLWFKRDDLVRLANRMIGEYYGEVIPEERKHEDDGGLHEPKREMAKNFGFFPTPDSLAERTIDLASLYSRDGALRVLEPSAGTGQLSKRARREGAAVDCIECQPHLANDLKAAGIYGMVICADFLAIDPATSGLYDRIIMNPPFDRERDIDHVMHALKFLKDDGLLVAIMSAHTEFAESRKAVAFREHIAKLNGVFSDNPRNSFSSVGTNVNTLTLKVWKNGRKVW; this comes from the coding sequence ATGAACCAGCTCATCACCCGCGCATCGATCGCCGAGATTGCCCGTCACCGCGATGCTACCCTTGCAGCCTTCGAGGCAGCCCGCCAGGCAGAGGCATTCGCCAAAGAGAAGATGAACGAAGCTCACAAGCTCCTGAAGGTCGCGGCGCCCTTCGCCGCCGGCCTATTCGCCACGCGCGATGTCAAGGACATCACCGACCGCCATTACATTGATGGCCGAGTGTGGGACTCGGTCATCCATTCCACCCAACTCAACCACCTGATGGACAAGAAGGCAAAAGACGAATTTCGCCAGCAGCTTCTGACCGAGGCGCCGGAGTTCACCGAAGAGAACGCCTACGCCACGATCGAGCAGTTCGCTTCCGAAGCCGGGATGATTTTCCGCCGGGGCATCGCCGAGATGTTCTCCAACCTCGATCGCCGCTTCCGCTCACACAGCGGCTGGAAGATCGGCGGCCGAGTCATCTTGTCGGGCGCATTCGATAGTTGGGGGCTCTGGAACTATTACCGCGACCACCGCTCCACCCTTCAGGACATCGAGCGGACCTTCCTTCTCCTGGATGGCCGCAAGCCGGTTTCTGACTATGCCGGGATCGTCGGAGAGATCGACCGCGTCCGCATGACGGATGGCTTGAGAAACGCGCGCCAGACGGAAGTCCAGAGCGAATTCTACACCGTCCGTATTTTTAAGAACGGCAATGCTCACCTGTGGTTTAAGCGTGACGATCTGGTCCGGCTCGCAAACCGAATGATCGGCGAATATTACGGCGAGGTCATCCCGGAGGAGCGCAAGCACGAAGACGACGGCGGCTTGCACGAGCCGAAGCGGGAGATGGCGAAGAATTTCGGCTTCTTCCCGACGCCGGACAGCCTCGCAGAGCGGACAATCGACCTCGCCAGCCTCTACAGTCGGGATGGCGCGCTTCGGGTTCTTGAGCCTTCCGCCGGCACAGGACAGCTTTCCAAGCGCGCTCGGCGAGAAGGCGCCGCCGTCGACTGCATCGAGTGCCAGCCGCATTTAGCAAACGACCTGAAGGCCGCCGGCATCTACGGCATGGTGATCTGCGCCGATTTCCTGGCGATCGATCCTGCGACGAGCGGGCTTTACGACCGCATCATTATGAACCCGCCGTTCGATCGCGAGCGCGACATCGACCACGTCATGCACGCTCTGAAGTTCCTCAAGGACGACGGTCTCCTGGTAGCGATCATGTCGGCGCATACCGAGTTCGCCGAGAGCCGCAAGGCCGTCGCCTTCCGCGAACACATCGCCAAACTCAACGGCGTCTTTTCCGACAATCCCCGCAATTCCTTCTCGAGCGTTGGCACCAACGTCAACACGCTCACTCTGAAGGTCTGGAAGAATGGGAGGAAGGTTTGGTGA
- a CDS encoding DnaT-like ssDNA-binding protein, with protein MAGYGDNAGFTAYAAASGYVIPDGTTDAQKDAARQRGSLVIDRYEPRFSGKRTGGYAQERAWPRTGATTYYGEAIPSNEVPLAIVNASYEAAFLELTNPGSLSPVVTGTQTVKREKIGQLEVEYSTSSSTDIDDLVALATPVVTTIEGLLWPFLVPCFPGALVV; from the coding sequence ATGGCAGGTTACGGCGATAATGCAGGCTTCACGGCTTACGCTGCGGCGTCCGGCTATGTCATCCCCGATGGTACGACCGATGCCCAGAAAGACGCAGCACGTCAGCGCGGCTCTCTGGTGATCGATCGGTATGAACCGAGGTTCAGCGGCAAGCGCACCGGCGGGTACGCTCAAGAGAGGGCGTGGCCGCGCACCGGCGCCACGACTTATTACGGCGAGGCGATCCCCTCGAACGAAGTCCCGCTCGCCATCGTCAACGCCTCGTACGAGGCGGCATTCCTCGAGCTCACGAACCCCGGCAGCCTTTCGCCGGTGGTGACCGGCACGCAAACGGTGAAACGCGAGAAGATCGGACAGCTTGAGGTCGAATATTCAACCTCTTCTTCAACGGACATTGACGATCTCGTGGCGCTCGCTACGCCGGTAGTCACCACGATCGAGGGGCTGCTATGGCCGTTCCTCGTGCCGTGCTTTCCGGGCGCGCTGGTGGTCTGA
- a CDS encoding transcription termination/antitermination NusG family protein: MLRNEWYAIKARPGTQRKASPRVGETDERKGEFIIERTLRDAGFEVFMPSFRRDIKHHRTKELHERRFAMLVGYCFVNLPTREFFRLSRVDGVTAILGVAGCPLRIADKLIEDLYDAEASAQSTLERERSARRKRTRRELQEEFPEGKVVTIAASHRLVGGMLATVLDVTSRNTVKTLVETLSGLVRVEVPLELIDRVA; the protein is encoded by the coding sequence ATGCTGAGAAACGAATGGTACGCGATCAAGGCCCGGCCGGGAACGCAGCGCAAGGCGTCGCCCAGGGTAGGGGAGACCGACGAGCGTAAGGGCGAATTCATCATCGAGCGTACCCTTCGAGACGCCGGCTTCGAGGTGTTCATGCCGTCATTCCGGCGCGACATCAAGCACCACCGGACAAAGGAGCTGCATGAGCGCCGCTTCGCCATGCTCGTCGGCTATTGCTTCGTAAACCTGCCGACGCGGGAGTTCTTCCGCCTCTCGCGCGTCGATGGCGTCACGGCCATTCTCGGAGTCGCCGGATGCCCGCTCCGGATCGCAGACAAGCTTATCGAGGATCTCTACGATGCCGAGGCCTCGGCTCAATCCACGCTCGAGAGAGAACGCAGCGCACGCCGGAAGCGCACCAGGCGCGAGTTGCAAGAAGAATTCCCGGAGGGCAAGGTCGTCACGATCGCCGCTTCGCATCGGCTCGTCGGCGGCATGCTGGCAACCGTCCTCGACGTCACCAGCAGAAACACGGTGAAAACCCTTGTGGAAACGTTATCAGGGCTGGTCCGCGTCGAAGTTCCTCTTGAACTAATCGACCGCGTCGCTTAA
- a CDS encoding DUF2213 domain-containing protein has protein sequence MKFTDTAPIAGTRRTADGYLVADVRTARTGIQLYTGHEVGKPEMQVVKVYRPEEHVFDTASLGSYAHKPVTNDHPAEAVTADNWKALAVGSIGDEIARDGEFVRVPLIVMDAAVIAEIEGGKRELSAGYTCDLAWEPGTTPAGEKYDAIQKDIRINHVAIVQRGRAGSQARIGDGVRSWGAAPFTSDQKPKEDKIMTLKTVTVDGIPVEVTDQGATVIGTLQQRLADANTKFADAEKAHQTALAAKDAELAKKDAEIDALKGKILSDADLDKRVQARADLITKAHVIAKDVKTEGLSDAAIRKAVVVAKLGDAAVADKSEAYVDARFDMLVEDASQNGADPFRTVVQQGLSQVSDADKVVTDAYSQMVADMKAGKTSATAN, from the coding sequence ATGAAATTCACAGACACTGCACCGATCGCTGGCACGCGCCGGACCGCCGACGGCTACCTTGTTGCTGACGTGCGCACGGCGCGCACTGGCATCCAGCTCTATACCGGCCATGAGGTCGGCAAGCCGGAGATGCAGGTCGTGAAGGTCTACCGGCCGGAAGAGCACGTTTTCGACACGGCCAGCCTCGGCAGCTATGCGCACAAGCCTGTGACGAACGATCATCCGGCTGAAGCGGTCACCGCCGATAATTGGAAGGCGCTCGCCGTAGGCTCGATCGGCGACGAGATTGCCCGCGATGGTGAATTCGTCCGCGTTCCGCTCATCGTCATGGATGCGGCGGTAATCGCCGAAATCGAGGGCGGCAAGCGCGAGCTCTCCGCCGGCTACACCTGCGATCTCGCATGGGAGCCGGGCACCACGCCCGCGGGCGAGAAATACGACGCCATTCAGAAAGATATCCGGATCAACCACGTCGCCATCGTGCAGCGCGGCCGCGCCGGATCACAAGCTCGCATCGGCGACGGTGTGAGGTCGTGGGGCGCTGCCCCGTTCACCAGTGATCAGAAACCGAAAGAGGACAAGATCATGACCCTGAAGACGGTTACCGTCGATGGCATCCCGGTTGAAGTAACCGACCAGGGTGCCACGGTGATCGGCACGCTGCAGCAGCGCCTTGCCGACGCCAACACCAAGTTCGCCGACGCCGAGAAGGCACACCAGACGGCTCTGGCCGCCAAGGACGCCGAACTCGCGAAGAAGGATGCCGAAATCGATGCGTTGAAAGGCAAGATCCTTTCGGACGCCGATCTCGACAAGCGCGTCCAGGCGCGTGCCGATCTCATCACCAAGGCGCATGTGATTGCCAAGGACGTGAAGACCGAAGGGCTTTCCGACGCGGCAATCCGCAAGGCTGTCGTCGTCGCTAAGCTGGGCGATGCCGCGGTTGCCGACAAGTCGGAAGCCTACGTCGATGCCCGCTTCGACATGCTCGTCGAGGACGCCAGCCAGAACGGCGCCGATCCCTTCCGCACCGTCGTTCAGCAGGGCCTTTCGCAGGTCAGCGACGCCGACAAGGTCGTAACTGACGCCTATTCGCAGATGGTCGCCGACATGAAGGCCGGCAAGACTTCTGCAACGGCCAACTGA
- a CDS encoding GcrA family cell cycle regulator, which translates to MNIQHRTVDIEAAAKLWRDDLTASQIAKRFGVSRNVIVGIAYRNRKLFPQREERKSQGTRAAALRAPRKKVLVPPAAQPAPVPEVELAPPTAYDAERLASAKLLHELTAGQCCWPLNNGGPYLFCAAETTGRYCRTHQARA; encoded by the coding sequence ATGAACATCCAGCACCGCACCGTCGACATCGAAGCCGCGGCGAAGCTTTGGAGGGACGACCTTACCGCCTCGCAGATTGCCAAGCGCTTCGGCGTCAGCCGCAATGTCATCGTCGGCATCGCCTACCGGAACCGGAAGCTGTTCCCGCAGCGTGAGGAGCGCAAGTCCCAGGGGACGAGGGCGGCAGCACTGCGCGCGCCTCGGAAGAAGGTGTTGGTACCGCCTGCCGCGCAGCCGGCGCCGGTGCCTGAAGTCGAGCTCGCGCCGCCGACGGCCTACGACGCCGAGCGCCTCGCATCCGCAAAGCTCCTCCACGAACTCACGGCCGGCCAGTGCTGCTGGCCCCTCAACAATGGCGGTCCGTACCTGTTCTGTGCGGCGGAAACGACGGGCCGCTACTGCAGAACCCATCAAGCCAGAGCATAG
- the terL gene encoding phage terminase large subunit codes for MAGAEQGQGAQTVIRPQAGPQTSFLASPADIAIYGGSAGGGKTWALLMEPLRHVANPQFGAVFFRRTLVQVRNEGGLWDESEKLYPSLNAKPRVAPDLSWTFPSGASVSFAHLEHDKTVSNWQGSQIPLICFDELTHFSAKQFWYLLSRNRSMCGVRPYVRATCNPDADSWVAEFISWWINQDTGLPIPERAGVLRYFVRIGDAIIWADHPSELADYTAPDENGNPKPIEPKSVTFVPAKLTDNKALMAADPGYLANLMALPTVERERLLGGNWKIRPAAGLLFRRGWCEVVDAIPAGARWMRGWDLGATPKTESNDPDWTAGTKIGKLPDGRYIVAHHCRDRLSPSGVERLIKNTAEADGKDVHISLPQDPGQAGKSQVTNLTKLLSGFTVRATPESGDKTTRFSPFSAQAEAGNVLVLRGPWNETWFSSLEGFPEAVHDDDADSTSRAFNALLSASTYTLANV; via the coding sequence ATGGCAGGAGCTGAGCAAGGGCAGGGCGCCCAGACAGTTATCCGGCCGCAGGCGGGCCCGCAGACATCATTCCTCGCCTCGCCAGCGGATATCGCGATCTATGGTGGGTCGGCTGGCGGCGGCAAGACGTGGGCTCTGCTCATGGAGCCGCTGCGCCATGTCGCGAACCCGCAGTTCGGGGCAGTGTTCTTCCGGCGCACGCTGGTGCAGGTCCGAAACGAGGGGGGGCTCTGGGACGAGAGCGAGAAGCTCTACCCGAGCCTGAACGCAAAACCGAGGGTGGCGCCGGATCTGTCGTGGACGTTTCCGTCTGGGGCGTCGGTCAGCTTCGCGCACCTCGAGCACGACAAGACGGTATCGAACTGGCAGGGCTCGCAGATCCCGCTGATCTGCTTCGACGAGCTCACACACTTCAGTGCAAAGCAGTTCTGGTACCTGCTGTCGCGTAACCGATCGATGTGCGGCGTCCGCCCGTATGTCAGGGCGACCTGCAACCCGGATGCGGATAGCTGGGTAGCCGAGTTCATATCCTGGTGGATCAACCAGGATACCGGGCTTCCGATACCTGAGCGGGCAGGCGTTCTCCGCTACTTCGTCCGCATCGGTGACGCGATCATCTGGGCAGACCATCCGTCGGAGCTCGCCGACTACACGGCGCCCGATGAGAACGGCAACCCGAAGCCGATTGAGCCGAAGTCGGTGACCTTCGTCCCAGCCAAGCTGACGGACAACAAGGCGCTGATGGCGGCGGACCCCGGCTATCTCGCCAACCTCATGGCTCTGCCGACGGTGGAGCGCGAGCGCCTCCTCGGCGGCAACTGGAAGATTCGGCCCGCAGCCGGGCTGCTGTTCCGCCGCGGCTGGTGTGAGGTCGTTGACGCTATCCCCGCCGGCGCGCGCTGGATGCGTGGCTGGGACCTTGGCGCGACACCGAAGACAGAGAGCAACGATCCGGACTGGACCGCCGGTACCAAGATTGGAAAGCTTCCGGACGGCCGGTACATCGTGGCTCACCACTGCCGTGATCGGCTGTCGCCATCCGGCGTCGAGCGGCTGATCAAGAACACGGCGGAAGCCGACGGCAAGGATGTGCACATTTCTCTGCCTCAGGATCCTGGGCAGGCGGGCAAATCGCAGGTCACGAACCTGACAAAGCTGCTGTCCGGCTTCACCGTTCGGGCGACGCCTGAATCCGGCGACAAGACCACGCGATTCAGCCCGTTCTCTGCTCAGGCGGAAGCAGGCAACGTCCTGGTGCTTCGCGGTCCATGGAATGAGACGTGGTTTTCATCGCTCGAGGGCTTCCCCGAGGCGGTTCACGATGATGACGCCGACAGCACGAGCCGGGCGTTCAACGCGCTTCTGAGCGCGAGCACATACACGCTGGCGAACGTTTAG
- a CDS encoding DNA adenine methylase, translated as MTETLNVRPFWQPSGREPTRPLLRWHGGKWILAPWIISFFPEHRVYCEPFGGAASVLIRKPRSYAEIYNDLDDDVVNLFRVLRSNRYAELTHNIIHTPFARSEFRAAYEETDDPVEKARRLIIRSFMGFGSDGHNGTRMTGFRANSNRSGTTPAHDWANYSEGLELIIWRLEGVVVENRPAIEVMAQCDGPETLHYVDPPYVWETRSKAKNSSKKNYRHELSNEDHEKLLTFLGGLKGMVVLSGYPHPLYEGALSHWERHERKALADGARERTEVLWLNPAASKANAAGTAQMHLFTGGAA; from the coding sequence GTGACGGAAACACTCAACGTTCGCCCATTTTGGCAGCCTTCCGGTAGAGAGCCCACTAGGCCTCTTCTTCGCTGGCATGGCGGAAAGTGGATACTTGCCCCGTGGATCATCTCATTCTTCCCTGAGCACCGCGTCTATTGCGAGCCGTTCGGCGGAGCTGCGAGCGTCCTCATCCGGAAGCCGAGGTCATATGCCGAAATCTACAATGACCTGGATGATGATGTGGTGAACCTGTTCCGCGTCCTTCGAAGCAACCGCTATGCCGAACTGACGCACAACATTATCCACACGCCGTTTGCTCGCTCGGAATTTCGAGCAGCTTACGAAGAGACCGATGACCCGGTCGAGAAAGCGCGCCGCCTTATCATCAGATCATTCATGGGCTTCGGATCAGATGGGCACAACGGCACTCGTATGACGGGCTTCCGAGCCAATAGCAACCGATCTGGCACGACGCCGGCGCACGATTGGGCCAACTACAGCGAGGGTCTTGAGCTAATCATCTGGCGGCTTGAAGGCGTAGTCGTCGAAAACCGTCCTGCCATCGAAGTAATGGCTCAGTGCGACGGACCTGAGACGCTGCACTATGTCGACCCGCCGTATGTGTGGGAGACGCGCTCCAAGGCCAAAAACTCAAGCAAAAAGAACTACCGGCATGAATTGAGCAACGAAGATCACGAGAAGCTGCTCACTTTTTTGGGCGGTCTCAAGGGCATGGTTGTCCTCTCTGGCTATCCGCATCCCCTTTATGAAGGTGCGCTTAGTCATTGGGAGCGGCATGAGCGCAAGGCTCTTGCCGACGGCGCACGCGAGCGCACCGAAGTTCTATGGCTCAACCCCGCAGCCTCTAAAGCCAACGCCGCGGGTACAGCGCAGATGCATCTCTTCACCGGGGGCGCGGCATGA
- a CDS encoding DUF1064 domain-containing protein, producing the protein MTLISDRMSAAQFRDIQQADQSERPSKYRNKKTTVDGIKFDSKREAQFYASLKQLERAGQVYEVELQKPYALTVNGQLVCTYRCDFAFYDAIQKRNRVVDVKGVATRDFNIKRKLMRAIYGIDVEVIR; encoded by the coding sequence ATGACCTTAATTTCAGATCGCATGTCCGCAGCCCAGTTCCGCGATATCCAGCAAGCTGATCAGTCCGAACGGCCTTCGAAGTACCGAAATAAGAAGACGACCGTCGACGGCATCAAGTTCGACAGCAAGCGCGAAGCACAGTTCTATGCCTCGCTGAAGCAGTTGGAGCGCGCCGGCCAGGTCTACGAGGTCGAGTTGCAGAAGCCGTATGCCCTCACGGTCAACGGTCAGCTTGTCTGCACCTATCGTTGCGACTTCGCGTTCTATGACGCCATCCAAAAGCGCAACCGCGTCGTCGACGTGAAGGGCGTTGCCACCAGGGATTTCAACATCAAGCGCAAGCTGATGCGGGCCATCTACGGCATCGACGTGGAGGTCATCCGCTGA
- a CDS encoding putative metallopeptidase, whose protein sequence is MRPQPPSSLIEDISSPAFVPAEDMPEWVEATFLDPSSPLHNEEHAHLAHAEIGFLWTVVENSRKGRRIIGQCEEGKPQGAMGKWARARAEMQVKQWFGFVPDFIITLDAEYCRACGDAEFMALVEHELYHAAQETDAFGAPKFSRSTGRPVFTIRGHDVEEFVGVVRRYGADAAGIRAIVDAANRPPEIARAQIAHACGTCQLRIA, encoded by the coding sequence GTGAGACCTCAGCCACCGTCTTCTCTGATCGAGGACATCAGTTCGCCGGCGTTCGTTCCGGCCGAAGATATGCCGGAATGGGTAGAGGCAACCTTCCTCGATCCCTCCTCGCCGCTCCATAACGAGGAACACGCCCACTTAGCGCATGCCGAGATCGGCTTCCTCTGGACCGTCGTCGAGAACAGCCGCAAAGGCCGCCGCATCATCGGCCAGTGCGAAGAGGGGAAGCCCCAAGGCGCTATGGGTAAGTGGGCCCGCGCCCGTGCAGAGATGCAGGTGAAGCAGTGGTTCGGCTTCGTGCCGGATTTCATCATCACGCTGGATGCTGAATACTGCCGGGCATGTGGCGATGCCGAGTTCATGGCGCTCGTCGAGCACGAGCTCTATCACGCCGCCCAAGAGACGGATGCTTTCGGCGCTCCGAAGTTCAGCAGGTCAACCGGACGCCCTGTCTTCACCATCCGCGGACATGACGTGGAAGAGTTCGTCGGCGTCGTTCGTCGCTACGGGGCAGATGCAGCCGGTATCCGCGCGATCGTCGATGCGGCCAATCGGCCGCCTGAGATCGCCAGGGCGCAAATCGCCCATGCTTGCGGCACCTGCCAGCTCAGGATCGCGTAA